A segment of the Aromatoleum aromaticum EbN1 genome:
CAGCTGAAAGGAATCCGTCCGCGGGCGCTTCGGCGTATGCAGTAAGGTCAGTTCCCGACCGATCAACCGGCCGAGCTTATTACCCCAGCGAGCGAATGCCTGAGTCGATTGCCGATCGATCGTCTCGAGCGCAAGTAACGGTCGCCAGCCGCGGGCGACCAGCGCAGCTTCGGTATCCTTGGCAAACTTGCAGAACTGGGGAAACTGTCGGTCACCGAAACCCAGCACGACGAAGCCCAGTTTCGGATTGACCTTCGCCTTCGCCAGCCGCGTGAGAAACTGATTCGCTGAACTCGGGGCGTCACCGTCACCATAAGTCGACGTAAGGATGAAAAGCCGTTCGGCAGAGCGATACTCCGACGCCAGTTGATTCATCGGCGCCGTATGTACACGGAGACCGGCCTGCCTCAAGGCCTCGTGCAGCACATTTGCAAAGCCCCAGGTGCTGTTGTTTTCGCTGCCGACCAGAACGATTGTGTCGGCCGACTGCGCTCCACTATTGTGGGCAATTCGCGGCTTCGACTGCCGCCGCTGCCACCAAGTCAACGCACCGGTCGCGCTCATCAGCGGCACACTCAGCGCGCATAGTCCCAGGAGCAAACCGAGCCACCAAAGACCTTCACCCGTATGCAGTTGGTAGATCAGCTCATAGGTGCGGCGAACGTTGTCATGGGCGCGGTAGGATAAGAGCGCCCCGCTCGCCTGGTCGACATAAGCTTCGCCCTGCGCGGTCTGCAAGGAATAAACATCCGAAGGATCGTTCGGATTGGGGTATACGAGCTCGCGCAAATCATTCAGATCGGTCGCCAACAGGGCCGGTAGCGCGGTGATCGGTGCCGCAGGCCCGCCCACCTTCTCCTGCGGAAAATCCGCTTCGCTCTGCATGCCGTCCGATATGAAGCCGAACGTCACGGCCGACATATAGATACCGGTCAGAGCAGACAAGAGTAGCCCGAGCACCGCGATGCGTCCGACTTGCGCGTGCCATCGCTGAGTCAAGCCGCCGTGCAACGGACGTCCGATATGCCGCCATCCCCCCACCCGCCTCGCGAGTAGCACCGCGCCTGAAATGCATAACACGAGCATCGTCAAGGCAGTAATGCCGACGACCGCCCGGCCTGGCGTGTCCGCAAGCAAAGAGCGGTGAAGGTCTTTGACCCAGCGCGAGAATGTCGAGGGTGCATACGGCGCGATTCCCCGCCCGCTTAGCGGATCGACTCGATCGACTCCCGGCTGACCATTCTGTGTGTAATACACGATGATCGAGCCGGAGGATTTGCGTTCGATTTGTTCGACCGTGGCATAATGCTGCGCTACCCGACCTGCAAGCGTTGCCACGCTGATACGGCCGTCGGCAGGCACGGTTGCACCGAGTCGTTCCAGCGCCGGATCAAGTGACAGGACTGTGCCGCTGAGGGCCAGCACCACCAGCAACAAAGTCGCGATCAGGCCAGAGAGTGAATGAAGCTGACGTAACACGGGCGAGTGTTTCCTCTCTGGGTGAAACGGTCACATGTCGTATTGAAATGATTCGATATAACCCCGCCCCGCCGAAGGCTTCCCCGCACCCGCCGTAGTCAGCGGCACGCGCACCTCAGCCGGGTTATCGCGCTGGTCTTCGACCGCGCTGTCTACGCGTATCTCGTAGCCTGCGTCGATCAGCGCATCAGCAAGTTCAACGGTCACTTTCAGCGTTTTGCCGCTTCCGACGCTGGCACCGGTCACGCCGTCCAACTCTGCTGTTTTCAAGCCGCTTCCACGCGCCCAGTCACGCAGATTCTTGTAGTACTTCGCCTTCTTGCCCGCGACCCAAAGCGTCTTCTTATACTGGCCCTTCGCGTCGGTGACATAAACCGCCAGAAAAGCTGCCTCGCCGCCATAACTTTTCAGCTGGGTCGTCAGGGTCACTGGGCGCGCCTCGGCGAGGCCAGGTAATGCGATGCAACTCGTCGCGAGACAGAGTGATGCAGCGATCTTTTTCATGTGAATCTCCGGTTTTGTGCCAACCACTGCCCATTGGCTCTACGACTCAGTACGGCAGCGCCGAGATGAAGTACAAGGCGTACGGACGTTTCAACCGGCCTGCGCGCGAACGAAAGACCGCCTTCGCCAACGCAGGATGGTCATTTCGTTTTCGGGTCTTGATCAAGATAGTCGGACGCCTCACCACCGTCGGCGAACTGGATTTCAAGTTGGCGGATACGTAGCGAGGCAGGCGAGTACTTGCCTCTGAACTTGTTTCCGCGGCGGTCGAGACCTCTGACCTCGTAACATCCGTCGTCGACTTTGATGCGCTGCACCGTCCAGCCCCGCTGCTCGAGTTGTTGCCGCAATGCTTCACGCGGCTTCCACTCGCTCACCGGGTCAGTGCAATCGTTATCAGCTAATACAGTGCCGCTTACAAGTATGCTGACTAGCACGACGCCCGTGAGCATTGAAGGTTTCACGACGTTTCTCCTCTCCCCGGATGCGAGGCACACTACACGCGATCGATCAGCAAAGCTGAAACCGAGATCACGAGACGGGAGCATTCATGGCGGTCTCCTCGGTTCGGACTCATGCGGTATAGCATAAAACGGATTGTGAGGAAGTCGATCTGAACAGAAGCTGAACGAAAAAGAAGCCCCGTCGAAGGCACGAAGGTAGTACCACCCTAGCAGCCTGCCGGACTTGAACCCCACGAGTGAGACCGTGGGGTTGATTTCACAATGTGAGAGACGATGGGCGTTTCAGGCTCCAATCAGCTGTTTTCTGCGCCAAATCGCAATGCGCGTGTCCTTTTTTCTCGCTGGGGACGCAATACGGCCATGCGCTTGAAGTTCTACGTGAGGCCCACCAGGGTCCATTCGTTGCGCACGTTGTTCAAGCCCCGCAGCCGGCCTGAGGTTGAGCGCCGTTGCCCTTGCCCGTCCGCAGTGCACCGACAAGCCGAAATCGGACTGGATGCCCGAGGAGGCGATGAAACAGAAGATCGCCGAACAGGGCTATACCGTCGACAAGTTCAAGACGACGGACGGCAACTGCTACGAAATCTACGGCAAGGACAAGGACGGGCAATCGGGCGGAAGGCAGCCATCACACGCGCATCGAACTGGCTCCCGGTATCCGCCGCCAGGATCGACATCGTGGTCTCGAAGCCCATCGGCTCTTTGTAGGGGCGTCTCGAGCTGAGCGCATCGAAGACGTCCGCCACGGCAAATATGCGGGCGGCAAGCGGGATTTCGCCGCCCGCCGGTTTGCGCGGGTAACCCGAGCCGTCCCACTTTTCGTGATTGCGGTGCCGCACAACAGCGAGGCGAACCCGACCATCAGGGCGGCGCTGGACGCATTCGCGCGCATCTGCTCGCGCTGCCACGTGGGGACGATGCGAACACCTTCGAAGTATCCCGTGATCCGATCCGCGTCGGCGGCTCCTCGCAGCGGTTCGCTTGTTGAACGAGTTCATGTGCTGCTCCCAACGAGTGACTACAGGGCGCCTCGAAAAACCTCGCCTCTCCCGCTCTTGGTAAAATTACATCCTCCTGAATCTCGCCACAGCCGACATCGATGAAACCGCGCAGCGCCATCAAGACCGACCTGTTTGCCTTTGATGCCCACCGACAGAAGATCGACGCGCTGGGCGACCCGCTGGCCGAGATCGAGTCGCACATCGACTTTGCGGCGTTGGCGGCCGAGGTTGATCGGGTGGCGCCCCGTCCGGTGAGTGCGCAAGGCGGGCGCCCGCCGTACCCGACCGAGACGATGGTGCGCATCCTGGTGGTGAAGCGCCTGTACAACCTCTCGGACGAGCAGATGGAATACCAGTTGCTCGACCGCATGAGCTACAAGCGCTTCTGCGGCCTGGCGAACGCGACGAACGTCCCGGACCGCACCACGGTGTGGACCTTCGAGAACCGGATCGGTGAGGCGGGGGCGAAGGCCTTGTTCGACGGGGTCTCGGCGCAGCTGCTCCAGAAGGGCTTCATCGCGCGCGGCGGTCAGATCATCGACGCCACCTTGGTGCCGGCGCCCAAGCAGCACAACAGGCGCGGCGAGAAGGAACTGATCGAGCAAGGCGCAATGCCCGCCTCGTGGCGCCCGGCGAAGCGGCGCCAGAAGGATCTCGATGCGACCTGGACGAAGAAGCACGGCAAGAGCCACTTCGGCTACAAGCTCTCGATCAACGCAGACAAGAAATACAAGATCATCCGCAGACTCGAGACCGACACGGCCAGCACGCACGACAGCCAGCACTTCGACAACGTCTTCGACACGCGCAACACGAGCCGCGATGTTTATGCCGACCGGGGCTACCCGTCCGAGCAGCGTGAAGCCTGGCTGAAGGAGAACGGGTTTCGGAATCGGATCCAGCGCAAGGGCAAGCGCAACAAGCCGCTGTCCGAGTGCCAGCAACGGCGCAACAAACGCATCGCCAAGACGCGCGCGCGGGTCGAGCACGTATTCGGGGCCATCGAGCAGATGGGTGGCAAGCTGCTGCGTACCATCGGTCAGGAGCGGGCGAACTTTGCGATGACGATGATGGCGGCCTGCTACAACTTGAAGCGGCTGGTCTATTTCAGGAAGGCCGGAATCGAGGCCTTCTGACGCCCGAAATGGGTCGAATCGCCGCTGCCTCAGGCGATTCGAAGCGAAAACGGGGCGACACCGCCGGGAAAAAGCGGTGATTCATCAGAGAAATTGGACCGGATTCGCTCGCGGTCATAGATGCGCGGCAGGATTCATTGAAGACCTCGGGTTATTCGAGGTGCCCTACACGTAGCCCGACCGGAGACGGTACTGGCCAAAAGATCCCGGTTTTTCGAGCGCTGCGTGTCGTCTTGAATTCTTGCCGACTTCCCCACGTGCGGCTTATTGGATCGCGGCTCGCCGCAGCGCGCGACGACGCATGAAGGCTGCGCACGCAGCGGTGCTCACCGTTCATTTGGCGTTCAGCGTGAGCAGCGTAACGTTCAAACCTGATTCCACGGTAACTGGAGAACGTCATGAACTCGAAGGTCCCGTAAAGGCAAGAACGGGGAGTCGGTTTGCGGTCGCCGGCTCCCCCGTTTCATCCCAGGCCGCTTCGAGGCTGACCCGAATTGCGGGACGGCCTTCAGTGACAACAGAAAGGAGACAGGAAATGAACGCGAAATCTGCAAGAAAACTGGCCATCGCCTGCGCGCTCGCGCTGACCGGGATTGCCGGTGTAACCACCGGAGCAGTCGCTGCAAACGATCAAGTACCGCCGACGCAAGCCGAGGTCAAATGGCAAACTGACACCGCGCTCGAGCAAGGCATGCTGAATATCCGGGCAGTCGTGGAACAGAGTCTCCCGCAGATTCGGGCAAACCAATTCGGCGACGAACACTACAATGCCCTGGGCCAGACGATCGAAACGCAGGTCGCATACATTGTGAAAAACTGCAAACTCGAGCCTTCGGCAGATGCCGTATTGCACGACCTTCTGGAGGAATTATCGAGCGGCATCGACCGGGTCACCGCGAGGACGGCCGAGAACCAGCGCACCCATGGCGTCAGTTACATCATCGCTGCCCTCGATAAATACGGTCGCCAATTCGGTCACGCCGGCTGGACGCCGATCAAGGTCGTGCCTTGAGGGCTGCCGTCGGTGCCGGGCAGGGCGGGCCTCACCGTCAAGGCAACGATCATGGGGAATTGCCCTGCGCATCTATCAACCGCCGGATTTTGCAAACGATTACATCTGAGCTATCCCCTAAGAAATTTAAGGCTTTTCTCGGCCATGACTTCTGTATGGAGACGCATTCGTAGCAAACCCACCCGAGATATGCTTAATTCAGGTATGCAGAGCAAATTTTCGCCCCCCGCTAAAATCGTTGCCCGTGTGAATCGCTCGTCACTAATGCAACTGCTGGACATTCTCTGCGTCTTCGGGAGATCAACTATGAAGCAGGCCATTCAATCGCTCTTATTCGTCGGGATGATCGGTGTAACGGCATCCGCGGAGGCTCAGCAATGGGAGCCTCTGCCCGCACAACCACCAATTCCAGCCGACAACCCGCAAACCGAACAAAAGGTTGAACTCGGCAAGGTTCTGTTTTTCGATCCGCGCCTGTCCGAGCACGGCACGCTTTCGTGCAACTCCTGCCACAACGTGATGGGGAGCGGGGATGACAATCGGCCGAACTCGATCGGCATGCACGATGCCCGCGGCGGACGCAGCGCGCCCACTGTCTGGAATGCAGCGTTCCAATCGGCGCAGTTTTGGGATGGTCGCGCGGACTCGCTGGAAGCGCAGGCCAAGGGACCCATCACCAATCCCATCGAAATGGGTATGGGCAGCGCCGAGGTCGTGATGGAGCGCTTGAAAAGCATTCCGGGGTATCTTCCATTGTTCAAAGCAGCCTTTCCTGGCTCGCCGGACCCCATCAATATGGATAACCTGGCGAAGGCGATCGCGTCATACGAGCGCACTTTGATCACTCCGGACACGCCTTATGATCGTTACGTCAAGGGCGATAAATCGGCATTTACCGAACAACAGGCCCGCGGCATGCAAACGTTCGCAGAGCTGGGCTGCACCGCCTGTCATTCCGGCCCGAACTTCAGCGGCCCGTCGTTGCAAGCCGGTCAGGGTTTTTTCATGAAATTTCCGACC
Coding sequences within it:
- a CDS encoding PepSY domain-containing protein, whose protein sequence is MLRQLHSLSGLIATLLLVVLALSGTVLSLDPALERLGATVPADGRISVATLAGRVAQHYATVEQIERKSSGSIIVYYTQNGQPGVDRVDPLSGRGIAPYAPSTFSRWVKDLHRSLLADTPGRAVVGITALTMLVLCISGAVLLARRVGGWRHIGRPLHGGLTQRWHAQVGRIAVLGLLLSALTGIYMSAVTFGFISDGMQSEADFPQEKVGGPAAPITALPALLATDLNDLRELVYPNPNDPSDVYSLQTAQGEAYVDQASGALLSYRAHDNVRRTYELIYQLHTGEGLWWLGLLLGLCALSVPLMSATGALTWWQRRQSKPRIAHNSGAQSADTIVLVGSENNSTWGFANVLHEALRQAGLRVHTAPMNQLASEYRSAERLFILTSTYGDGDAPSSANQFLTRLAKAKVNPKLGFVVLGFGDRQFPQFCKFAKDTEAALVARGWRPLLALETIDRQSTQAFARWGNKLGRLIGRELTLLHTPKRPRTDSFQLVERIDYGEQVDAPTSILRFTAVARSDTMGRLIGLFGGNRLPYFEAGDLVGILPPGSPIPRFYSLATGSSDGVLEICVRRHPEGLCSRFLHGLKVGDRIDGFIQLHPDFRPASGKAPVILIGAGTGIGPLAGFIRHNEGKHPMYLYWGGRDPASDFLYEPELNQYLADGRLTQLHAAFSRVQDGAYVQERIVDDATQMRQLIESGAQVLVCGSRAMANSIIKVLDEILAPLNLDVSTLKMQGRFREDVF
- a CDS encoding DUF2271 domain-containing protein, giving the protein MKKIAASLCLATSCIALPGLAEARPVTLTTQLKSYGGEAAFLAVYVTDAKGQYKKTLWVAGKKAKYYKNLRDWARGSGLKTAELDGVTGASVGSGKTLKVTVELADALIDAGYEIRVDSAVEDQRDNPAEVRVPLTTAGAGKPSAGRGYIESFQYDM
- a CDS encoding PepSY domain-containing protein — its product is MKPSMLTGVVLVSILVSGTVLADNDCTDPVSEWKPREALRQQLEQRGWTVQRIKVDDGCYEVRGLDRRGNKFRGKYSPASLRIRQLEIQFADGGEASDYLDQDPKTK
- a CDS encoding PepSY domain-containing protein, with protein sequence MSAVALARPQCTDKPKSDWMPEEAMKQKIAEQGYTVDKFKTTDGNCYEIYGKDKDGQSGGRQPSHAHRTGSRYPPPGSTSWSRSPSALCRGVSS
- a CDS encoding IS5-like element ISAzo11 family transposase; protein product: MKPRSAIKTDLFAFDAHRQKIDALGDPLAEIESHIDFAALAAEVDRVAPRPVSAQGGRPPYPTETMVRILVVKRLYNLSDEQMEYQLLDRMSYKRFCGLANATNVPDRTTVWTFENRIGEAGAKALFDGVSAQLLQKGFIARGGQIIDATLVPAPKQHNRRGEKELIEQGAMPASWRPAKRRQKDLDATWTKKHGKSHFGYKLSINADKKYKIIRRLETDTASTHDSQHFDNVFDTRNTSRDVYADRGYPSEQREAWLKENGFRNRIQRKGKRNKPLSECQQRRNKRIAKTRARVEHVFGAIEQMGGKLLRTIGQERANFAMTMMAACYNLKRLVYFRKAGIEAF
- a CDS encoding cytochrome-c peroxidase; amino-acid sequence: MKQAIQSLLFVGMIGVTASAEAQQWEPLPAQPPIPADNPQTEQKVELGKVLFFDPRLSEHGTLSCNSCHNVMGSGDDNRPNSIGMHDARGGRSAPTVWNAAFQSAQFWDGRADSLEAQAKGPITNPIEMGMGSAEVVMERLKSIPGYLPLFKAAFPGSPDPINMDNLAKAIASYERTLITPDTPYDRYVKGDKSAFTEQQARGMQTFAELGCTACHSGPNFSGPSLQAGQGFFMKFPTFAGSKYDDQYDLLLDTGRHAVTKQESDRHLWRVPTLRNIALTAPYLHNGKVETLEEAVVVMAKTQLNKDVTPAQVKDVVAFLTSLGGSFPAQTMPRLPLTVGVSIVPAVDPHLKTTPLSH